A window of Garciella nitratireducens DSM 15102 contains these coding sequences:
- a CDS encoding penicillin-binding transpeptidase domain-containing protein yields the protein MSALHLRLKRRLIIALFLFTLLFIVLVGRLTYLQVFASTKLMEKRLNQLVASIPITAPRGDVYDRNMEILAKDATSTSIYVRPKDIEDPEKTAEILAEILEIDKKKIYKKLEDTSQSIVLIQRKVDNDKALKLREKNISGLEFGEDKKRYYKNGNFASYVLGFTGTDHQGLYGIERQYNDILSGKDGSLTYQRDARGSKISNGTETRIDPIPGDNLRLTIDTTIQHFAERAAEKAMYENNAKRVTIMVMEPSTGELLAMTSKPDYNLNNPREISKIMEQKLSYDFMREDENGKKIEKSLGEKQQEMWKNPAVSFNYEPGSTFKIITSAAGLEEGVVTPESQFYDKGYIVVDGTQLKCWRYPRNHGSETFKEAVQNSCNPVFVEVALRLGADKFYKYIDGFGFGQKTGIDLEGEEAGIVPPNKDVSNVSLGTRSYGQGITVTPIQLITAISVIANDGILMKPRIADAILASETNKVIHEYQPEEIRQVVSKETAHTLLDILESVVSEGGGSKAQVPGYKIAGKTGTANKVIDGKYIDGKYIASFIGIAPVDNPKVSILVMIDEPNPSNYYGGQIAAPIGGELMKDILKYLDIPPTEKKEIEENEEIEKIIVPEVRNITRNEAAEILASNKLGYSSTSKNGTDIIIDQSPLPGVEVNINTKVHLFVKSSEKENAQKSEEKVMVPNVLDKSIQEAHKILKEKELNIEISGSGIAVNQDPKPGEYINKGAYVSVKFKTIE from the coding sequence TTGTCGGCACTACATCTACGACTAAAAAGGAGATTAATTATAGCATTGTTTCTTTTTACACTTTTATTTATTGTGTTGGTAGGGAGATTGACCTATTTACAAGTTTTTGCTTCTACCAAGTTAATGGAGAAAAGGTTAAATCAATTAGTAGCTTCTATACCAATTACAGCTCCAAGAGGAGATGTTTATGATAGAAATATGGAGATTTTAGCCAAAGATGCTACTAGTACTAGTATTTATGTAAGACCAAAAGATATAGAAGATCCTGAAAAAACTGCTGAAATTTTAGCTGAAATATTAGAAATAGATAAAAAAAAGATTTATAAAAAATTAGAAGATACTAGTCAAAGCATTGTTTTGATTCAGAGAAAAGTAGATAATGATAAAGCATTAAAATTAAGAGAGAAAAATATATCAGGGTTAGAATTTGGAGAAGATAAAAAAAGATATTATAAAAATGGAAATTTTGCTTCTTATGTATTAGGATTTACTGGAACTGATCATCAAGGTTTATATGGAATAGAAAGACAATATAATGATATATTGTCGGGGAAAGATGGTTCGTTAACTTATCAGAGAGATGCAAGAGGAAGTAAAATTAGTAATGGTACAGAAACAAGAATAGATCCGATTCCTGGAGATAATCTTCGCTTAACAATTGACACTACTATTCAACATTTTGCAGAGCGTGCTGCTGAGAAAGCTATGTATGAAAACAATGCAAAAAGAGTAACTATAATGGTTATGGAGCCAAGTACAGGTGAATTATTAGCTATGACTAGCAAACCAGATTATAATTTAAATAATCCAAGAGAAATTTCTAAGATAATGGAACAAAAACTATCTTATGATTTTATGAGAGAAGATGAAAATGGCAAAAAAATAGAAAAAAGTCTTGGAGAAAAACAGCAAGAAATGTGGAAAAATCCAGCTGTTTCTTTTAACTATGAACCTGGTTCTACTTTTAAAATCATTACTTCGGCTGCAGGATTAGAAGAAGGAGTAGTAACTCCTGAAAGTCAATTTTATGATAAAGGATATATTGTAGTAGACGGTACACAACTTAAATGTTGGAGATATCCTAGAAATCATGGTTCAGAAACTTTTAAGGAAGCAGTTCAAAACTCTTGTAATCCAGTATTCGTAGAAGTAGCTCTTAGGTTAGGTGCAGATAAATTTTATAAATATATTGATGGATTTGGTTTTGGGCAAAAGACGGGGATAGATTTAGAAGGAGAAGAGGCAGGAATTGTACCTCCTAATAAGGATGTTTCTAATGTATCATTAGGAACACGTTCTTATGGACAGGGTATTACTGTTACTCCAATTCAATTAATAACTGCTATTTCAGTTATTGCAAATGATGGTATATTAATGAAACCAAGAATAGCAGATGCTATATTAGCTTCAGAAACTAATAAAGTAATTCATGAATATCAGCCAGAGGAAATTAGACAGGTTGTTTCAAAAGAAACTGCACATACACTTTTAGATATTCTTGAATCTGTTGTAAGTGAAGGAGGGGGGTCAAAAGCTCAAGTTCCTGGATATAAAATAGCAGGAAAAACGGGTACCGCTAATAAGGTGATTGATGGGAAATATATAGATGGAAAGTATATTGCTTCTTTTATAGGAATTGCTCCTGTAGATAATCCTAAAGTTAGTATTTTAGTAATGATAGATGAACCAAATCCTAGTAATTATTATGGAGGACAAATAGCAGCTCCAATTGGAGGAGAATTGATGAAAGATATTTTAAAATATCTAGATATTCCACCAACTGAAAAAAAAGAAATAGAAGAGAATGAGGAAATAGAAAAAATTATTGTACCAGAGGTAAGAAATATTACTAGAAATGAAGCAGCTGAAATTTTAGCTTCTAATAAGTTAGGATATTCAAGTACTAGTAAAAATGGTACAGATATTATTATTGATCAAAGTCCATTACCGGGAGTAGAAGTAAATATAAATACGAAAGTTCATCTTTTTGTGAAAAGCTCTGAAAAAGAGAATGCTCAGAAAAGTGAGGAAAAAGTAATGGTACCAAATGTTCTAGATAAATCTATTCAAGAAGCACATAAAATTTTAAAAGAAAAAGAATTGAATATTGAAATATCGGGAAGTGGAATTGCAGTTAATCAAGATCCTAAACCGGGAGAATATATTAATAAAGGTGCTTATGTTTCTGTAAAGTTTAAAACAATTGAATAA
- a CDS encoding UDP-N-acetylmuramoyl-tripeptide--D-alanyl-D-alanine ligase, whose product MQSMTLDEILKAVNGTLLNVIDRKEVHGISIDSRTLKPGDLYIPIIGTRFDGHDFIDQAIGKGAIACFTEKKDYYNKDVNIILVEDTLKALHSLALYYRKKMNIPFIAITGSSGKTTTKDMIASVLEQKYKVLKTKENFNNEIGLPLTLFELESHHEIAVIEIGMSNLGEISRLVHIVYPDIAIITNIGLSHIEKLGSQEKIFQAKKEILETLSKNQIALLNGDDPFLSTIKSDKFKVKFIGIKSNKLDLKAKNIVKTEKGIQFSIKDKNNIIERYFLNLPGLHNIYNSLMAIYIGKYYGMNFKEIQKGLEKFKPSKMRMDIFEKGKVKVINDVYNANPDSMKAALKVLKDSSKIGRKIAVLGDMLEMGKWAAKFHYDVGKFVYNCNVDILIGVGENAKYYVQGAMNEGLCKEKAVLFKTNDEAIAYLDTIIQNDDVILIKGSRGMNMEKIVNFLQERC is encoded by the coding sequence ATGCAAAGTATGACATTAGATGAGATTTTAAAAGCAGTAAATGGGACTTTATTAAATGTCATTGATAGGAAAGAAGTACATGGGATTTCTATTGATAGTCGAACTTTAAAACCTGGAGATTTATATATACCAATTATAGGCACACGTTTTGATGGGCATGATTTTATAGATCAAGCTATAGGGAAAGGAGCTATAGCTTGTTTTACTGAAAAAAAGGATTATTACAATAAAGATGTAAATATAATTTTGGTAGAGGATACTTTAAAAGCACTTCATAGTTTAGCATTATATTATAGAAAAAAAATGAATATTCCGTTTATTGCGATTACAGGAAGTAGTGGCAAAACTACAACCAAGGATATGATTGCATCGGTATTAGAACAAAAATATAAAGTATTAAAGACTAAAGAAAATTTTAATAATGAAATTGGGTTACCTTTGACTTTATTTGAATTAGAAAGCCATCATGAAATAGCTGTTATTGAAATAGGAATGAGTAACTTAGGAGAAATTAGTAGGTTAGTCCATATTGTATATCCTGATATTGCGATTATAACAAATATAGGCTTATCTCATATTGAAAAATTAGGTTCTCAAGAAAAAATATTTCAAGCTAAAAAGGAGATATTAGAAACTTTATCAAAGAATCAAATTGCTTTATTGAATGGAGATGATCCATTTTTATCTACTATAAAAAGTGATAAATTTAAAGTTAAGTTTATAGGCATCAAAAGTAATAAACTTGATTTAAAGGCAAAAAATATTGTAAAAACAGAAAAAGGTATACAGTTCTCGATAAAGGATAAAAATAATATTATAGAAAGATATTTTTTGAATTTACCAGGATTACATAATATATATAATAGTTTAATGGCAATTTATATAGGAAAATATTATGGAATGAATTTTAAAGAAATACAGAAAGGACTTGAAAAATTTAAACCTAGCAAGATGAGAATGGATATTTTTGAAAAAGGGAAGGTTAAGGTGATTAATGATGTTTATAATGCAAATCCAGATTCTATGAAAGCAGCATTAAAAGTGTTAAAAGATAGTAGTAAGATTGGAAGAAAGATAGCAGTATTAGGGGATATGTTGGAAATGGGTAAGTGGGCTGCAAAATTTCATTATGATGTAGGAAAATTTGTATATAATTGTAATGTTGATATTCTTATTGGAGTAGGAGAAAATGCTAAATATTATGTTCAAGGAGCAATGAACGAGGGGCTATGTAAAGAAAAAGCAGTTTTATTTAAGACAAATGATGAAGCAATTGCATATTTAGATACTATTATTCAAAATGATGATGTGATTTTGATAAAAGGTTCAAGAGGTATGAATATGGAAAAAATTGTTAATTTTCTACAAGAGAGGTGTTAA
- the mraY gene encoding phospho-N-acetylmuramoyl-pentapeptide-transferase, whose translation MKQLILAIVISFIITIIIGPIIIPILQKLKFGQSIREEGPKSHIKKSGTPTMGGIIIISAVFIASIIFALGNSDLMIAMLVTLGFGIIGLVDDFIKVVLKRNLGLKPYQKLIGQFIIAIIIAIYAANHPYIGTSLLIPFTNEYIDLGMLYIPLTIFAVVGTANSVNLTDGLDGLASGVTLIVSSFFALVSLGLGYYGLSIFAGTIVGACLGFLKFNYYPARVFMGDTGSMALGGAVASLAVLTRMQLFLPIIGGVYVIEAVSVILQVLSFKLTGKRIFKMSPLHHHFELKGWHETKVVIVFWMIALILAIISMLALSIY comes from the coding sequence ATGAAGCAATTAATCTTAGCAATAGTAATATCTTTTATTATTACTATTATTATTGGACCAATTATTATTCCTATTTTACAAAAGTTAAAGTTTGGACAAAGCATTCGAGAAGAAGGTCCCAAAAGCCATATAAAAAAATCTGGGACTCCCACTATGGGAGGAATTATTATTATATCAGCTGTATTTATTGCTAGCATCATTTTTGCATTGGGAAATAGCGATTTAATGATTGCAATGTTAGTAACTTTGGGATTTGGAATAATTGGTTTAGTAGATGATTTTATAAAAGTTGTATTAAAAAGAAATTTAGGATTAAAACCTTATCAAAAATTAATTGGCCAATTTATCATTGCCATTATTATTGCTATATATGCAGCGAATCATCCTTATATTGGAACGTCACTTCTAATTCCTTTTACTAATGAATATATTGATTTAGGGATGCTTTATATTCCATTAACTATTTTTGCTGTTGTAGGAACTGCTAATAGTGTAAATTTAACGGATGGATTAGATGGATTAGCTTCTGGTGTAACATTAATTGTTTCTAGCTTTTTTGCATTAGTGAGTTTAGGATTAGGATATTATGGCTTATCTATTTTTGCTGGAACAATTGTAGGCGCTTGTTTGGGTTTTTTAAAATTTAATTATTATCCTGCACGTGTATTTATGGGAGATACTGGTTCTATGGCTTTAGGTGGGGCAGTAGCTTCTTTAGCAGTTTTAACAAGAATGCAACTTTTTTTACCAATTATAGGGGGAGTATACGTAATAGAAGCTGTTTCAGTAATATTACAAGTTCTTAGTTTTAAGTTAACTGGCAAAAGAATATTTAAAATGAGTCCTTTACATCATCATTTTGAGTTAAAGGGATGGCATGAGACTAAAGTAGTGATTGTTTTTTGGATGATAGCTTTAATTTTAGCAATTATTAGCATGTTGGCATTATCTATATATTAA
- the murD gene encoding UDP-N-acetylmuramoyl-L-alanine--D-glutamate ligase, producing MIIKSKHFLVIGTAMSGIAVTRFLLSKDAYVILTDVKSKEKLNKEILEFEKRPNFRGIYGTQPPLSILEKIDYIIASPGVPFNIPIIQKAKKQNIEILSEIELAYRLSNTPIIAITGTNGKTTTTILVGEIFKKSKKKSYVVGNIGIPMISKIEEADENGYFIAEVSSFQLEGTKYFKPHISVILNITPDHLNRHETMENYIYEKSKIFLNQNYEDITILNADDPITFSLREKTKGKVVLFSSSSLLEEGVFIENNEIVIKNNMNKIKVCSISDIKMLGKHNLENALAAVAVAYHAQIPVNNIKKILQTFKGVNHRIEVVDIIDGIEFINDSKGTNPEASIRAIEAMKKPIVLIAGGMDKGTDFSNFVGSFKGKVRHLIVLGETADIISKTAKEQGFFNITKVEDLSSAVITSFEKAHPGDVVLLSPACASWDMFRSFEERGDLFKDIVKSLRGGEDGKGKTC from the coding sequence ATGATTATAAAAAGTAAGCATTTTTTAGTAATAGGTACAGCTATGAGTGGTATTGCCGTAACAAGATTTTTATTATCAAAAGATGCTTATGTAATTTTAACAGATGTGAAGTCTAAAGAAAAACTTAATAAGGAGATATTGGAATTTGAAAAAAGACCTAATTTTAGAGGAATCTATGGGACACAGCCTCCTTTATCCATTTTAGAAAAGATTGATTATATAATTGCTAGCCCAGGAGTACCATTTAATATTCCTATTATCCAAAAAGCAAAGAAACAAAATATTGAGATATTAAGTGAAATAGAATTAGCCTATCGTCTTAGTAATACTCCGATTATTGCTATTACAGGGACTAATGGAAAAACAACAACTACGATATTAGTGGGAGAAATATTTAAGAAAAGTAAAAAAAAGTCTTATGTTGTAGGGAATATTGGAATTCCTATGATTTCAAAAATAGAAGAGGCTGATGAAAATGGATATTTTATTGCAGAAGTGAGTAGTTTTCAATTAGAAGGAACAAAATATTTTAAACCTCATATATCAGTAATTTTGAATATTACTCCTGATCATTTAAATAGGCATGAAACTATGGAAAATTATATATATGAAAAGAGTAAAATTTTTTTAAATCAAAATTATGAGGATATAACAATTTTAAATGCTGATGATCCAATTACATTTTCTCTAAGAGAAAAAACAAAAGGAAAAGTTGTTTTGTTTAGCAGTTCATCTTTATTAGAAGAAGGAGTATTTATAGAGAATAATGAGATCGTAATAAAAAATAATATGAATAAAATAAAAGTTTGCTCTATATCAGATATTAAAATGTTAGGGAAGCATAATTTAGAAAATGCTTTAGCAGCTGTAGCAGTTGCTTATCATGCTCAAATACCAGTAAATAATATTAAAAAGATTTTACAAACATTTAAAGGTGTGAATCATCGCATAGAAGTAGTAGATATAATAGATGGAATAGAATTTATAAATGATTCTAAAGGTACGAATCCAGAAGCCTCTATAAGAGCAATAGAAGCTATGAAAAAACCAATTGTTTTAATAGCTGGAGGAATGGATAAAGGAACTGATTTTAGTAATTTTGTTGGATCTTTTAAAGGGAAAGTACGTCATCTGATAGTTTTAGGTGAAACTGCTGATATTATTTCAAAAACAGCGAAGGAACAAGGATTTTTTAATATAACTAAGGTTGAAGATCTTAGTAGCGCAGTAATAACTTCTTTTGAAAAAGCTCATCCTGGAGATGTTGTTTTATTATCACCCGCTTGCGCTAGCTGGGATATGTTTCGCAGTTTTGAAGAAAGAGGAGATTTATTTAAAGATATTGTAAAAAGTTTAAGGGGGGGAGAGGATGGCAAAGGAAAAACCTGCTGA
- the spoVE gene encoding stage V sporulation protein E, whose amino-acid sequence MAKEKPADFIVIFAVVLLTCIGVIMVFSASQYSAGIRFHDDLHFLKSQLTWSILGFIMMAITSKIHYKVFQKYSKWILILCVLLLIAVFIPGLGVNANGATRWIGFGPFTIQPSEITKIGIIIFMADSLSKKKEEIRTFSKGIFPYILLMGFICGIIILQPNLSTSVVIAVIIFSMLFIAGVNLKYFLILGGAAIPVLFILIFSADYRRRRFTSFLDPWSDMAGDGYQIIQSLLAFGSGGLFGQGLGNGKQKLLYIPEPQNDFIFAHIGEELGLVGTVTILLLFMLLIWRGIRIALYAPDMFASLVASGIICMIAFQVIINVGVATSMLPVTGMPLPFISAGGSSLVFLMGGIGILLNISRYTMLERS is encoded by the coding sequence ATGGCAAAGGAAAAACCTGCTGATTTTATTGTTATATTTGCAGTTGTATTACTCACTTGTATAGGAGTAATTATGGTATTTAGTGCTAGTCAATATTCAGCTGGAATTCGTTTCCATGATGATTTACATTTTTTAAAAAGTCAGCTTACTTGGAGTATATTAGGATTTATTATGATGGCGATTACTTCTAAGATTCATTATAAAGTATTTCAAAAATATTCTAAATGGATTCTTATTTTGTGTGTATTGCTGTTAATAGCGGTTTTTATTCCAGGTTTAGGAGTAAATGCTAATGGTGCTACGAGATGGATCGGTTTTGGACCTTTTACAATACAACCATCAGAGATTACCAAAATAGGGATTATTATTTTTATGGCGGATAGTTTATCTAAAAAGAAAGAGGAGATTAGAACCTTTTCAAAAGGAATTTTTCCTTATATTTTATTAATGGGTTTTATCTGTGGAATTATTATTTTACAACCTAATTTAAGTACATCTGTAGTAATTGCGGTAATTATTTTTTCTATGCTTTTCATTGCTGGAGTAAATTTAAAATATTTTTTAATATTAGGAGGAGCAGCTATACCAGTATTATTTATATTAATTTTTTCAGCCGATTACCGACGTAGGAGATTTACTTCTTTTTTAGATCCTTGGTCTGATATGGCAGGAGATGGATATCAAATTATACAATCATTATTGGCTTTTGGTTCAGGAGGGTTATTTGGTCAAGGATTGGGAAATGGAAAGCAGAAATTATTGTATATACCAGAGCCACAAAATGATTTTATTTTTGCTCATATTGGAGAAGAATTGGGTCTGGTTGGAACGGTTACTATATTGTTGTTATTCATGCTACTAATTTGGAGAGGAATCCGTATAGCATTGTATGCTCCTGATATGTTTGCTTCATTAGTAGCCAGTGGAATCATTTGTATGATTGCTTTTCAAGTAATTATAAATGTTGGAGTAGCTACATCTATGTTGCCCGTTACAGGAATGCCCTTACCATTTATAAGTGCAGGAGGATCTTCTTTGGTTTTCTTAATGGGAGGAATAGGAATATTATTAAATATTTCTAGATATACAATGTTAGAACGAAGTTAA
- the murA gene encoding UDP-N-acetylglucosamine 1-carboxyvinyltransferase encodes MGQFYIKGGIPLEGELRVQGAKNAVLPILAATILNQGESVIHNVPDLKDVKTMIKILESIGCSIKKEENTLIVNSSAIHTNEIPEYLVREMRSSIILLGAILAKHKQAKFSYPGGCDIGHRPIDLHLKSFRELGAEVMESHGYIYCKSNNLKGTHIQLDYPSVGATENIMLAASLTEGITIIRNAAKEPEIQELQNFLNKMGCKIKGAGSNTIIIEGVKKLNNVEFTIMSDRIVAGTFAVAAAITGGQIVLKDCYIEHISSVISKLIEAGCNVYSIEDKIVINSSKKIKAVETIRTLPYPGFPTDMQAQMMALMTVAKGTSIFTETIFENRYKHVSQLIRMGANINIDGRIAVVKGVNKLFGAKVTATDLRGGAALVLAGLSAEGETIVDNIYHVDRGYEKFEENLQSLGASIIRKE; translated from the coding sequence ATGGGGCAATTTTATATTAAGGGAGGTATCCCTTTAGAGGGAGAATTAAGAGTACAAGGGGCAAAAAATGCTGTCTTGCCTATCTTAGCTGCTACTATATTAAATCAAGGGGAAAGTGTTATTCATAATGTACCCGATTTAAAAGATGTAAAAACTATGATAAAAATTTTAGAGTCAATTGGTTGTAGTATAAAAAAAGAGGAAAATACTTTAATAGTAAATTCTTCTGCTATTCATACTAACGAAATTCCAGAATATTTAGTAAGAGAAATGCGTTCTTCTATTATTTTATTAGGAGCTATTTTAGCAAAACATAAGCAAGCAAAGTTTTCTTATCCAGGAGGATGTGATATAGGTCATAGGCCGATTGATCTTCATTTAAAAAGTTTTCGTGAATTAGGTGCAGAAGTAATGGAATCTCATGGATATATTTATTGTAAATCTAATAATTTAAAAGGAACTCATATTCAATTAGATTATCCTAGTGTAGGAGCAACAGAAAATATTATGTTAGCAGCTTCTTTAACGGAAGGAATAACTATCATACGTAATGCTGCTAAAGAACCTGAAATACAGGAGCTACAAAATTTTTTAAATAAGATGGGGTGTAAAATAAAAGGAGCAGGAAGCAATACAATTATTATAGAAGGAGTAAAAAAATTAAATAATGTAGAATTTACTATTATGTCAGATAGAATTGTTGCAGGAACTTTTGCTGTAGCAGCTGCTATAACAGGAGGACAAATAGTATTAAAAGATTGCTATATAGAACATATTAGTTCAGTTATTTCAAAATTAATAGAAGCTGGTTGTAATGTCTATTCCATAGAAGATAAAATAGTAATAAATTCTTCTAAGAAAATAAAAGCAGTGGAAACAATAAGAACATTACCTTATCCTGGTTTTCCAACAGATATGCAAGCTCAAATGATGGCACTTATGACTGTGGCTAAAGGAACTAGTATTTTTACAGAAACAATATTTGAAAATAGATATAAACATGTTTCACAACTGATTCGTATGGGTGCTAATATAAATATAGATGGTCGTATTGCAGTTGTAAAAGGGGTAAATAAATTATTTGGAGCTAAGGTAACAGCTACTGATTTGAGAGGAGGTGCTGCATTAGTATTAGCAGGGCTTTCAGCTGAAGGAGAAACAATTGTTGATAATATTTATCATGTGGATAGAGGATATGAAAAATTTGAAGAAAATTTACAAAGTTTAGGAGCATCTATTATACGTAAAGAATAA
- a CDS encoding cell division protein FtsQ/DivIB — protein sequence MKKKLRKKENFYPIKGFKKGKYGIILLILVLTIIFSFYFLLYTNYFDVKNIEVRGNEHIEKKEVIRLSNLRTGMNIFKFNKEKVEKNIQRNSFIKNVQIERKLPDTIYIYTTEREITSIIAYNDGTFLYLDEEGIVMDHKETLNTYNKPIITGLEDVSFIINNSIEINPNWLRRSILETISLLKKNDLIYEISEIHILENFDIHLYTNDGSVINIGNSSILKENIDFLKSFLGQPHQKVIIDISHGGDPVCKPRRN from the coding sequence ATGAAAAAAAAATTAAGAAAAAAAGAAAATTTCTATCCTATCAAGGGATTTAAAAAAGGTAAGTATGGTATAATATTATTGATTTTAGTTTTAACTATCATTTTTAGTTTTTATTTTCTACTCTATACTAATTATTTTGATGTAAAAAATATTGAGGTACGGGGAAATGAACATATAGAGAAGAAAGAAGTTATTCGTCTCTCAAATTTAAGAACAGGAATGAATATATTTAAATTTAACAAGGAAAAAGTAGAAAAAAATATTCAAAGAAATTCTTTTATAAAAAACGTACAAATAGAGAGAAAATTACCAGATACTATTTATATTTACACAACAGAAAGAGAAATTACAAGTATTATAGCTTATAATGATGGAACTTTTTTATACTTAGATGAAGAAGGAATTGTAATGGATCATAAGGAAACATTAAATACTTATAATAAGCCTATTATTACAGGATTAGAAGATGTTAGTTTCATTATAAATAATTCCATAGAAATCAATCCTAATTGGTTAAGAAGATCTATTTTAGAAACTATTTCTCTATTAAAGAAGAATGATTTGATATATGAAATTTCTGAGATACACATTTTAGAAAATTTTGATATACATCTTTATACAAATGATGGAAGTGTTATTAATATAGGAAATAGTAGCATTTTAAAAGAAAATATAGATTTTTTAAAATCTTTTTTGGGACAACCTCATCAAAAAGTTATTATTGATATCAGTCATGGAGGAGATCCAGTTTGTAAGCCTCGTAGAAATTAG
- a CDS encoding DUF881 domain-containing protein, whose translation MKLKKGQLEITIISIVIGIMIVMQYKSVTQLGGAVSNTRAQELAAQLSVLEKEKKSLNTQINNLKDKIEEYENQFVQDNRVVEDLRKDTQEAKILAGQTAVKGPGIVITLDYIPLEEGDDFNPFLMYPEYLLILLNELNSAGAEAISINDQRIISTSEIRLAGNHIVINGQKFSHPFIFKVIGDSQTMESAIQLKGGVVELLNSVYIQVNIKREQEVVIPKYEGVIEYEYAKPIEE comes from the coding sequence ATGAAGTTAAAAAAAGGACAATTAGAAATTACAATTATCAGTATAGTTATTGGGATTATGATTGTAATGCAGTATAAGTCGGTTACTCAATTGGGAGGAGCTGTTTCTAATACTCGGGCTCAAGAATTAGCAGCACAATTAAGTGTTTTAGAAAAAGAAAAGAAAAGCTTGAATACACAGATAAATAATTTAAAGGATAAGATTGAGGAGTATGAAAATCAGTTTGTACAAGATAATAGAGTTGTAGAAGATTTGCGAAAAGATACGCAAGAGGCAAAAATATTAGCTGGACAAACTGCTGTAAAGGGTCCTGGTATTGTTATTACTTTAGATTACATTCCTTTAGAAGAAGGAGATGATTTCAATCCTTTTCTTATGTATCCAGAATATCTGTTAATATTATTAAATGAATTAAATTCAGCTGGAGCAGAAGCAATATCTATTAATGATCAAAGAATAATTTCTACTTCTGAAATACGTTTAGCAGGGAATCATATTGTAATAAATGGTCAAAAATTTTCACATCCTTTTATATTTAAAGTAATTGGAGACAGTCAAACTATGGAATCTGCTATTCAATTAAAAGGTGGAGTTGTAGAGCTGCTTAATTCAGTATATATACAAGTAAATATAAAAAGGGAGCAAGAAGTTGTGATTCCAAAATATGAAGGTGTGATAGAATATGAGTATGCAAAGCCAATTGAGGAGTGA
- a CDS encoding DUF881 domain-containing protein, whose translation MDNKKNFFIIIIIFFITGLITGIQFKQQPSKTDIITMKNIYERKQAIENEKLEIEKLRSTIEHLDEKLEKYNASDYNVDEVIISLQSELEKIKILIGEKDLEGPGIRIYMKDSDKYVQGQNINNFIIHNSDVLEVINDLKAAGAESIAINGSQIVWNSQIDCNGATIKVDDKIYAPPFIIEAIGDPDQLEAALNSPNSIVQLMKIWNIQVHITKVDNIKIKKRESAPQYKFLKIAEEGES comes from the coding sequence ATGGACAATAAAAAAAATTTCTTTATTATTATAATCATTTTTTTTATTACAGGGCTTATAACAGGCATTCAATTTAAACAACAACCTAGTAAAACAGATATTATCACTATGAAAAATATATATGAAAGAAAACAAGCTATAGAAAATGAAAAATTAGAAATAGAAAAATTACGAAGTACAATTGAACACTTAGATGAAAAATTAGAAAAGTATAATGCTTCTGATTATAATGTAGATGAAGTAATAATATCTTTACAAAGTGAATTAGAAAAAATCAAAATTCTTATAGGAGAAAAAGATTTGGAAGGTCCAGGAATAAGGATTTACATGAAAGATAGTGATAAATATGTGCAGGGACAAAATATTAATAATTTTATTATTCATAATAGTGATGTTTTAGAGGTTATTAATGATTTAAAAGCTGCAGGTGCAGAAAGCATAGCCATTAATGGAAGTCAAATTGTTTGGAATTCTCAAATAGATTGTAATGGTGCTACAATAAAAGTAGATGATAAAATATATGCACCTCCTTTTATTATTGAAGCTATAGGGGATCCAGACCAGCTTGAGGCTGCACTAAATAGCCCTAATAGTATTGTTCAACTAATGAAGATTTGGAATATACAAGTGCATATTACTAAAGTGGATAATATTAAAATAAAAAAAAGGGAATCTGCACCACAGTATAAATTTTTAAAAATAGCAGAAGAGGGTGAAAGTTAA